A window of Carassius auratus strain Wakin unplaced genomic scaffold, ASM336829v1 scaf_tig00054514, whole genome shotgun sequence contains these coding sequences:
- the LOC113090345 gene encoding formin-like protein 1, whose protein sequence is MGNAAGSLEMSPGRDVKRPLSTYGQKQPPTPKLPLPPEDELEERFSMVLFSMNLPPDKVKLLCQYDNEKKWELVCDQERFQVKNPPSAYIQKLKSVLEQGGGRKFKRRVQESTQVLRELEISLRTNHIGWVQEFLNEENKGLDVLVDYLSFAQRAVTYDMDSSDNGSFEEKSVEDLTTSATNSPTHNSPRSGRPFTTRKALRFSRLLSQKNHLHLCIMCLRAIMNYQLGFNQVMAHPNCVNEITLSLNNKNGRTKALVLELLAAVCLVRGGHEMIIAAFNNFKEVRKD, encoded by the exons ATGGGGAACGCAGCTGGAAGTCTGGAGATGTCACCCGGACGGGACGTCAAACGGCCCCTCAGCACTTATGGGCAGAAACAGCCACCGACCCCTAAACTGCCCCTTCCACCTGAGGATGAGTTAGAGGAGAGATTCAGCATGGTGTTG TTTTCCATGAATCTTCCACCTGACAAAGTGAAGCTGCTCTGTCAGTACGACAACGAGAAGAAATGGGAGTTAGTTTGTGACCAG GAACGGTTCCAGGTGAAGAATCCTCCGTCAGCATACATTCAGAAACTCAAGAGTGTATTAGAGCAGGGAGGAGGCAGAAAG TTTAAAAGGCGAGTCCAAGAATCCACACAAGTTCTGAGAGAGTTGGAGATCTCTTTGCGCACCAATCACATCGG GTGGGTTCAGGAGTTTCTAAATGAAGAAAACAAGGGGTTAGACGTGCTGGTGGACTACCTCTCTTTTGCTCAACGTGCAGTCac ATATGACATGGACAGCTCTGATAATGGAAGCTTTGAAGAGAAATCTGTGGAAGATTTGACCACCAGTGCGACAAACTCCCCTACCCACAATTCCCCACGCTCAGGACGCCCCTTCACCACAAG GAAAGCTCTGAGATTTTCGCGTCTGCTCAGTCAGAAGAACCACCTGCACCTCTGCATCATGTGCCTCCGTGCCATCATGAACTACCAG ttaggGTTTAATCAGGTGATGGCTCATCCCAACTGTGTCAATGAAATCACACTGAGTCTCAACAACAAGAATGGCAG GACTAAAGCTCTGGTTCTGGAGCTCCTTGCTGCTGTCTGTTTGGTTCGAGGAGGTCACGAAATGATTATTGCAGCCTTTAATAATTTCAAAGAGGTAAGAAAAGACTAG